Part of the Deltaproteobacteria bacterium genome is shown below.
CTCGAAGACCTAGAGAAACTTCAAACAGCACTAAAACAATGGGCAATTAAAAACCAAAAAGAACAATTAAGCGAAGAACAACTTAGACACCTTATTTATGGTGCTAATAATTGCGCCTATATCGGCGACGCCGCAGCAGCCTCACAAAATAATTAATAAAACACAGCTGTATTTAAATGCCTATAATGCCCTCGGCAAAACCTTGTATAATGACACAATTTAGCCCCTCAGAAAATATATTGAAAAGCAAGCTAATAAGTATTTTTATAGCTTTAATACTTATTTTATCTGCATTTTCTCTTAAGGCGGCAAACTGGGAACTTGTTAAAAATAGTAACAATGTCAAAGTATATACCCGTGATGTTGCCGGTTTTACGATGAAAGAGTTTCGCGCCGTCACCCAAGTAAAAACAAGTTTAGACTCTATCATAGCTTTAATGCGAGATGTTGCTGCTTATCCTCAGTGGATTGCTGATTGCAAACATGCCAGCATTTTAAAAACTGACGGCCCTTATAACTTCTATATCTATTTAATTAATGGGGCGCCATTTCCGATTCAAGATAGAGATTTGATAAATCATGTTGAAATCAGCCAAGATCAAAAGACCAAAACCATAACTATGAAATTAGACGGCAAACCGTCATTTATCGAACCCAAAAATGATATGGTTCGAGTGCCTAAATTAGAAGGCTTCTGGCAATTTGAACCACTAGCCGATGGTATAATTGAAATCACCTATCAAGTAAAAACTGATCCAGGTGGCAATCTGCCAGCATGGCTTGCCAATACCACGGTTACCGAAAGCCCATGGAAAACACTTACTAACATGACGCGTATGCTTGCATCTGCGAAATATCGTCAATCTTTTTAAAATCTGTGCTAAATCTTCAAGAAACGACAAAAATCGCTTGAGGTTACAGTGATATGTAAATAGGTACCTCACTATCTACACCTCTTTTAAATGAAGGGCCTAATGCCGACTTAAAGGTAAACCAAAATTATTGATTTTTTCAAACAGTATTTCTAACTATTCTTACTTGATGATTGTGCAATCTTTACTATCCACTGTAGATAATTTTCTACTGTCAGCAAAGTGCCAGATACACCTAGTTCTGCTTGTACTTGCTTAAGCGCAGTTTCTTCACGTTTATATGTATTACTATCGTAAATATCCCAACAAACTTGCATTAATTCAACTTTGCCTTGGGGCCATTTAATAACAAAATCAACTTCATTATCATTTGTATTATAATACGAAACTGTAGCCCCAGCGCGACGCAAATCAAGATATACAAGATTTTCAAAACGCCTACCCAAATCACATGTATCAGATGGTAAAAAGGCGGCTACTAAACCAGGGTCGATTGCATACACTTTTTTGGGTGTTACTTCTGCTTTGCGCGTAGAACTATGATGTTGTTCGATAGCAAAGCATAAAAAAGCATCTTCAAAATAGCTAACATATTCATAAAGTGTATCTTTTGCAATTCGTCGCCCTTGACTACGTAAATCATTATACACTTTATGAATTGAAAAAGGTCTACTGATATTGCGAAGTAAGGTTTTAATTAAATAACGAGCAGCACTCAAATTTTTAATATGATAACGTTCAACTACATCACGAAAAATTACCACCTCAACATAATTTTGTAGCACACTAACTCGCTGACCAGCATCAAGCATCAGCACTTCAGGAAAACCACCATACTGCATATACCAAGTAAGCCGTTGCTTAAAATAATCAAGACTGGGGCGCCCCCAAAAAATAGGTTGCTGAGGCTCTTCGCCTCGCGCCCGCAACCATTCATTAAATGAATAAGGCCAAACGCACGTAGCCAGTGAACGCCCACGAAGCTCAGTAGCAATTTCGCTGCTTAGCAGCTTGGCCGATGAACCACTAAGCCATAGCTTAACTTTTTTGGTATCGTGCAATCTTCTAATTAACCGCGGCCAACCTTCAATTGTATGTACTTCATCAAAAAATAAATGACATAATTGCTGATGATTATTAGGAAATAATGCATAAAACTGATCGACTATATCAGCAACCGTAGCTAAGTTATTAGGTTCAATACGGTCATCATCTAAACTTAAATACAACATTTGCTCAACCGGCAAACCCTGAGTTTGCAAATGTTGCATTTCTTGAATTAAGGTGCAGGTTTTTCCGCTGCGACGCATACCAATAGCAACTTCAATTTTATTACCAATGCCAGAAAATTTGATATCTCTGGGCACAAACTGACATTGCAGTCTTTGCTTTTGTTCTTCAAGCAAAGTTCGAACATATTGAGTTGTCGATAATTTTGTCATCTATAAGGAAATATATACAATTATATTTCCTTTTTCAAGAGGAAAGTATAGTATACTTATTTCCTTTTATAAAAGGTAAGTTTAGCAAAACCTAAGCAAAAAAGTCCCATATAAGTATCTAATTGACATTGCGGTATTGAGCAATGACTGTCGATACTACTGCAACTCACCTTCTGGCGAGTATTTAAGAATAAAAGCGTTTAGAAGACTTGTTCCAGAAATTTTATAAATTTTATCTGCCGTAAAACCGCTAACAACTATTGCACCTATAGCATCTATGGTTATCCCATAACTTCTGTATGTCGTATCCAAATCAGCTTTTCTGTCCCACTGTAAAGCTCCATCAGTAGAATACTTTGTTAAAGCTAAATATGACTGAGTGGTTACATAAATATAATCGCTATTGACAACAATAGTGTGCAGTTCATCATCAGCCTTAGTTCCCCATTGTTTCACCCATATCATATCGCCATTTTGATTAAATTTTATAAGGCAAGCATCAAAGCCACCACTATTTTCATGGTTCTCAAAGGTGCCAGAAGTTGTGCCAGCAATATAAATATTACCTTTGTCGTCACTATCAGGACTATATCCAATATCATCTTTGCTGGTGCCAAATTGCTTGATCCATACTCTAAGGTAAAGCAACCTCCTTACTATCCCCAAAAGAATAGCTTTATAAACGGTAGGTCTTTGACAAGGTGTTTGGTAAACCTGAAAATTATTTTTTTGCAATTTATTTAATCTCTTTATTAATCTGTTAATTAATACTAGATACTCCTCGCCATGAAAGACTTTTTAAATAACCCTGAATTCATTGACACACTAATACCTGTATCAACACCTGTTGCTGAGGGAATATCGCCTGAAATTATACAAAGTATTATTACTGAAATCGAAACCCGAAAACTACAAGTGCATTCATTACTAATTATTAAAAATGGCAAACGTGTTTGCGAACAATATGGTATTGATAAAAACCAGCAGCTAACTCCAAACGATAAGCATGTTCTTTACTCCACTACTAAAACCTTTACTAGCATGTTAATTGGTTTGTGCATCAATGATGGTTTTATT
Proteins encoded:
- a CDS encoding ATP-binding protein, giving the protein MTKLSTTQYVRTLLEEQKQRLQCQFVPRDIKFSGIGNKIEVAIGMRRSGKTCTLIQEMQHLQTQGLPVEQMLYLSLDDDRIEPNNLATVADIVDQFYALFPNNHQQLCHLFFDEVHTIEGWPRLIRRLHDTKKVKLWLSGSSAKLLSSEIATELRGRSLATCVWPYSFNEWLRARGEEPQQPIFWGRPSLDYFKQRLTWYMQYGGFPEVLMLDAGQRVSVLQNYVEVVIFRDVVERYHIKNLSAARYLIKTLLRNISRPFSIHKVYNDLRSQGRRIAKDTLYEYVSYFEDAFLCFAIEQHHSSTRKAEVTPKKVYAIDPGLVAAFLPSDTCDLGRRFENLVYLDLRRAGATVSYYNTNDNEVDFVIKWPQGKVELMQVCWDIYDSNTYKREETALKQVQAELGVSGTLLTVENYLQWIVKIAQSSSKNS
- a CDS encoding START domain-containing protein, with protein sequence MTQFSPSENILKSKLISIFIALILILSAFSLKAANWELVKNSNNVKVYTRDVAGFTMKEFRAVTQVKTSLDSIIALMRDVAAYPQWIADCKHASILKTDGPYNFYIYLINGAPFPIQDRDLINHVEISQDQKTKTITMKLDGKPSFIEPKNDMVRVPKLEGFWQFEPLADGIIEITYQVKTDPGGNLPAWLANTTVTESPWKTLTNMTRMLASAKYRQSF
- a CDS encoding SBBP repeat-containing protein; the protein is MQKNNFQVYQTPCQRPTVYKAILLGIVRRLLYLRVWIKQFGTSKDDIGYSPDSDDKGNIYIAGTTSGTFENHENSGGFDACLIKFNQNGDMIWVKQWGTKADDELHTIVVNSDYIYVTTQSYLALTKYSTDGALQWDRKADLDTTYRSYGITIDAIGAIVVSGFTADKIYKISGTSLLNAFILKYSPEGELQ